ACAGATCCTGAGCGCGTCCGTCTGGACTGAGGCGTTCTTTGTGACCGACTGAAGCCCAGACTGTACGGGATTAATACCCAACTAAGTTCGATAATTCCCAGATAACTAATACGATAGTGTGTGGATTAGTTGTCATGAGATCGAGGTCGTCGGACACGGATGTCTGGCAACCACCGGTGTTCGACCGTGGTGGAGGACCGTCACGAGAGACGGTGTTCGACATCCTGCAGAACAGACGGCGGCGGTACGCCTTGCACTATCTCAAACAGCAAGAGACCCCCGTAAGGATCAGAGCACTCGTCGAACAGGTAGCCTCGTGGGAGTACGACACGCCGGTACGGGAACTGGCCAGGAAGGAACGCCATCGGGTGTACGTGTCGATGACACAGACCCACCTCCCGAAGATGGTCGACGCGGATATCGTGAGTACGGACGAGGATGCCGGAACGGTCAGGCTCACCGAGCAGGCCGCAAACCTCGACGTCTATCTCGAGGTAGTCCCCGAGAACGACATCGATTGGCCACAGTTCTACGCTGGAGTCGCGCTGCTCAACGTCGGACTCTTGAGTGTCGCGACGCTGAACGTGCCGGTCATCTCACAGGCACCGGACGATCTGTGGATGCTCGCGGTCACGTTGGTGTTTCTGTTCGCGGCACTGGTCCACAACTGGTTCCAGCGCAGGAATCAGCTAGGTACGGGAGGACCACCGCCGAGGTGAGCCAGACACCGTGATTCTCTGTTCGGGGACAAATCCCCTGTATCCGCCAATTAATCGGTTGTTAATCGCTAAAGCTCCCTTGGATGGTGACGAAGACACCGTTTGCGAACGTGTTAGCAAACTAATAATTATTCCGGTGCAAAGCTACC
This genomic window from Salinirubrum litoreum contains:
- a CDS encoding DUF7344 domain-containing protein gives rise to the protein MFDILQNRRRRYALHYLKQQETPVRIRALVEQVASWEYDTPVRELARKERHRVYVSMTQTHLPKMVDADIVSTDEDAGTVRLTEQAANLDVYLEVVPENDIDWPQFYAGVALLNVGLLSVATLNVPVISQAPDDLWMLAVTLVFLFAALVHNWFQRRNQLGTGGPPPR